The segment TGCATGGTGATACCATTTCGGGGCGGCCCGGAGACCGCCCCAGTAGGATGCAACATTAAGATTTACTTCGCCACTTCCACCAAAGAGCGCAACTGCTCCGGAACCTTCGGAAGCATGTCTTCAGAGGGGATGCGGCAGGGGATGAACGGCGGTTGGCCCATATCCTTCAGAATCTTCAAGCCGTGATCCGGGGAAAGCATGAACTCCAGGAAGGCCACGGCGGCTTCACGGTTCATGGCCTCGCGCAGCAGCGTAACGCCGTAGGTCACGGACTTGCCCTTCTTGGTAATCATGGTGCCGGGCTTTTTGCCGGTCACTTCCACAGCAGCCTGGGCATAAAAATCATCGTAACGATAATCCCCCAGATTGATATGCGGATCCAACGTCAGATATTTCAATTCATGCTGGACGGCCACGGAAAGGTATTCCCAAGCGTAATCCATGTTCCCGGTCTTAAGCATTGAAACCAACTCCACGGACTTGGGCCGAATCCACTCGGGCTTGCGCGCCTCGACCAAACGGTCATACAGACCGGGTTGATCATAAAATTTCTCGGCAAGCTGGAGCACCATAAGGCTGCGGTACCCGCACGGGTCAAGGTTGGGGTCGGAATGTCCCCAAACCACACCTTCGCGCTGCAGGATCTCATGCCAATTATCCGCGTTGATTTCATCCGCAAAACGGCTTTGATCCGTGTAACACAGCACAAGCTGGTTGGTGGCGAAACGAATGTTGATGTCCGCAAAACCGGGAACAAGGTTGTTGTCAATGACCTTGTAGTCTGCAGAGGCCATTATGTCCGCAGGCTTGCCCACCTCGGAGATAAGCCGGGCCATTTTGGTGCTTCCTCCGGCTTCACGTTTGATGTCAACATCCGGGTACAGCGCTTCGAACTGCTTTTCCATTTCCGCCAAAGGGACGGTGAGCGAACCCGCATGGAACACCACCACATCCCCCTTCAGTCCGGCCCAGGCCGGTACCGCAAGACAAATTCCTAAAGCCATCACAATCAAGCTGGCAACGCTTCGACGCAACATGGCAACTCCTTTGGTTATGCTAGTTCTAGCATAATTCCTTGAACCACCCGGCATCGTTTGTCAACAACCCGATATTAACCCCACCTCAAAGGTAGAGCTTTAGTCGGAATCCATTCCGGAAGCTTGAAATTCCGGTGCTTCATACAGGCCGCTTTTGCCTCCGCTCTTGCGCAACAAGCGGCACTCCGCGATGACGATATCCTTCTGCACGGCCTTACACATGTCATAGATGGTCAATGCAGCCACCTGAGCGGCCATAAGCGCCTCCATTTCCAGGCCGGTGCGCCCCGAGGTACGAGCTTCGGCAAAAATCACCACGGCATTGCGTTCCGGTTCCAGATCAAAACGCACATCCACGTAGCTGAGCATCAGCGGATGGCAGAGCGGAATAAGCTCGTGGGTCCGCTTGGCGGCCATTATACCGGCCACCTTCGCCACGGAAAGCACATCTCCCTTGGGCAACGCCTGCTTCTGCAACAACCGCATGGTACGCTCGGACAACAAAACCTCGGTCCGCGCCAAAGCGCGTCGATCCGTACTTTGCTTATCCCCGACGTCCACCATGCACAGATTGCCATCTTCATCAACGTGGCTGAGCATTGCCTGATCCGGATTCACGTCCCCGCCCATGTATCAACTCCTTGGATATGGTCGAATACTTTTCATAACCGATGAGTTCCTTTATACGTCTTCCATAGGGGCGAAGCAAACCCAGCCTTGCCCGACACCCCGAATAGTGACGCACGGACAGGAGTTTCCATGTTTTTCAATGTTGTTTCCCGCAAAGATTTTCTCCTGCATTGCTCTACGTTTCCCCACACGCCAAAGGAGTCCGTCCCTCTGGAGGAGGCTACGGGCCGCCCCCTGGCCTCGGATGTGGTTTCCCAGGAACATCTTCCTCTGACCTCCCGTTCCTGTATGGACGGCTATGCCCTGCAAGCCAAGGATATTTTCGGCGCCGGGGAGTCCAACCCCGCCTACCTGGAATTACAGGCGGAAATTGAAATCGATGCCTTCCCCGAGTTTACACTCAAGCCAGGGCATTGCGCCCGCATTCCCACGGGCGGTTGTCTCCCTGCAAACGCCAACGCCGTGATCATGATCGAACATACCCACGACATGGGCGGAACCATTGAAATCCGCAAAAGCGTGGCACCCTATGAAAACGTCATGCATCGGGGGGAAGATGCGGAACCCGGGCAGACCGTGCTTACCGCCGGTACGCGACTGCGCGTTCAGGATGCCGGCCTGCTTGCCGCATTGGGCATAGGCGAGGTGACCGTCCACCAACGCCCGAAACTGGCCGTACTCTCCACGGGCAACGAAGTCGTACCCGTGCAGAATGTGCCGCGCCCCGGTCAGGTTCGGGACGTCAACTCCTTTTCCATCCGCGCTCTGGCCCGCCAGGCCGGAGCCGAGGCACACTTCCTGGGCATCGTACCCGACAAAGCCGACGCCTTGCGGCAGGCCATGAAACACGCCCTGGCCGAACATGACGCCGTGTTTCTTTCCGGCGGCAGCTCCGTTGGCACCCGCGATCTCACCGTTGAAGTCCTGGAGGATCTGCCGGACACCGAAATACTTGTTCATGGCGTGGCCATGAGTCCTGGCAAACCCACCATACTCGCCCGGCAGGGCCACAAGGCCATTCTGGGACTGCCCGGGCAAACCGCATCGGCGCACGTGGTCATGCTCATGCTTGGTCTGCCGTTGC is part of the Paucidesulfovibrio gracilis DSM 16080 genome and harbors:
- a CDS encoding molybdopterin molybdotransferase MoeA, translating into MFFNVVSRKDFLLHCSTFPHTPKESVPLEEATGRPLASDVVSQEHLPLTSRSCMDGYALQAKDIFGAGESNPAYLELQAEIEIDAFPEFTLKPGHCARIPTGGCLPANANAVIMIEHTHDMGGTIEIRKSVAPYENVMHRGEDAEPGQTVLTAGTRLRVQDAGLLAALGIGEVTVHQRPKLAVLSTGNEVVPVQNVPRPGQVRDVNSFSIRALARQAGAEAHFLGIVPDKADALRQAMKHALAEHDAVFLSGGSSVGTRDLTVEVLEDLPDTEILVHGVAMSPGKPTILARQGHKAILGLPGQTASAHVVMLMLGLPLLRSLEADADAATPERFPVRAELTRNIASRQGREDFIRVRLEPRPDDLPLAHPVPGRSGLMRTLLQSHGLAAIPASSEGLYQGQHVNVLTY
- the moaC gene encoding cyclic pyranopterin monophosphate synthase MoaC: MGGDVNPDQAMLSHVDEDGNLCMVDVGDKQSTDRRALARTEVLLSERTMRLLQKQALPKGDVLSVAKVAGIMAAKRTHELIPLCHPLMLSYVDVRFDLEPERNAVVIFAEARTSGRTGLEMEALMAAQVAALTIYDMCKAVQKDIVIAECRLLRKSGGKSGLYEAPEFQASGMDSD
- the wtpA gene encoding tungstate ABC transporter substrate-binding protein WtpA is translated as MLRRSVASLIVMALGICLAVPAWAGLKGDVVVFHAGSLTVPLAEMEKQFEALYPDVDIKREAGGSTKMARLISEVGKPADIMASADYKVIDNNLVPGFADINIRFATNQLVLCYTDQSRFADEINADNWHEILQREGVVWGHSDPNLDPCGYRSLMVLQLAEKFYDQPGLYDRLVEARKPEWIRPKSVELVSMLKTGNMDYAWEYLSVAVQHELKYLTLDPHINLGDYRYDDFYAQAAVEVTGKKPGTMITKKGKSVTYGVTLLREAMNREAAVAFLEFMLSPDHGLKILKDMGQPPFIPCRIPSEDMLPKVPEQLRSLVEVAK